GGGGTGTACTCCAGATGCCATGCATGAACTGAATTGGAGCGCAGGAGGAGCACTCCTTCAATTAGGAGAGAATGATGCCATGCAAGTGATTGAGAGAGTAGCTTCCACTGATGAAGGATGGAATAATGAAAGAAACAAGTCATACAGGGTGGCCTCTGTTATAgaagatgatagaatagaCAAACTGTCTCAGCAGCTAGATCTTTTGACCACTCAACTGGGGATCATGGAGATGAGACAACCTGGACCAGAACTGCAAGGAGGAGTTGAAGGTGTCAACTATGTGCACCAAGGAGGGAATAACATGAACTTCAACAACTATCGCCCCAACCAAGGTGGTGGTAACTATAACAACTATGGTAACAAAGTGCATCCCAATCTCTCATATGGGAATCCAAACAATGTGCATATGAAGAGCATTGATATAGATTAGTCAGAATTTCTCAAGCGCTTAGGTGTCAGCTTGTAAGCGGGGGGGCAATTTCAAGCCTTTATAAACAATCCCGAGAGCGCAAGACCATACGCGAGAGGTGGTAAAAGCTATGAAGGACCTTCCCATGCACGtagatgaaaaagaaagagtaCTCCAGGAAGGAAGATGTCAGAGCGAAGAGAATTCCAAGggaaagaataaagtggacATTCGGACCAAGAAAGACACAATGCTAGAAAAGCTGCCCCCTCCCTCCATTCCTACGATAGTTAGAGTGCCCTTCCCATTTgcgatgaagaagaagaagttggaTGAGCAATTCTCCAAATTTGTCGATATTTTTAGGAAGGTGCACATTAATATACCATTGGTGGAAGCTCTGCAAGAGATGCCTACGTATGCAAAGTTCCTAAAAGATGTGCtctccaagaagaagaagtggaTTGATTATAAGACGGTGAACATATCTGAAAACTGTAGTGTGATATTTCAAAAGAATCTATCTGCCAAGCTTAAAGATCCTGGGAGTTTCAATATCTCATGCGTCATTGGAAATGACAGACAGACAAAGGCACTGTGTGATCTGGGGGCGAGCATAAATTTGATgccattatcatttttccagAAAGATGAAGATCAACACTCTCAAGCCGACTACAATCACACTGCAGATGGCGGATAGATCAGTCACCTATCCTAAAGGAATTGTTGAGGATGTTCTGGTGAAGGTACATGACTTCATATTTCCCGTCGATTTTGTAGTGTTGGATATGGAGGAAGACATGAATGTGCCGCTTATCCTATGGCGCCCATTCCTAACAACGGGAAAAGCATTGATAGATATAGCAAAGGGAGAGCTCACTCTTCGTATGGGCAACAAACGACACATTTTGTCTATCTATAATGCTATGAAGAGTCGTGAAGATGAGGAACTTGTTATGAAGATGGAGTGCAAAGCTGTGCATGTTGTAGAGGTCCAAAAGACACAAGCAATTGAGTCCACATTGGGGGATTTTTCATTGCCGCGGTGGATGTTTGGTTCATGTGGAGAATCACTTTCTTTAGAAGAGACTGTACCAAATTCTAAAGTGAAtgataagaaaacaaaagctGCAAATACACCCAAAGTGGATGTGACAGTTTaggtggtatcagagcggggaTAGAATCCCGTTGGGAAATAGTATCCATGTATATCATATGATACGTTTTGGTTATAAGTTTCATTTGCATTTGTATTGTCAGGAACATATGTCACTGAGGAGAGAAGGGTCAGCCGCCCTGCATCATCAATTAATTGAAACATCTCATATACATGCTGCATCATATTTGGATTATTGGTACATGGACCAATGATGAGTCAAAGAGGTAGAAACATTAAACAGCACCGAAAAATGGAATTGTTGACTTTATGAGACTACTGATCCGGCCGAGGCTGAGATATGGTTGAAATGGTTAGAACATGTGTTCAATCAGATGAGTTGTATGTCAGAAGAAGGTTTTGATTGTAGGGTATCTATTCTTTGAACCAATACTTACCCTTGGTGGAAAAAAGTCCCACAAGCTATGATACAACCTCTGGTATTCAGTTCAGATGATTTTTCTAGAGAACTCAATGCTATATATATGCAAAGAAGTGTATTGTGATAAGAAACAGAGAAGGTTTTATCTTTAATCAAGGAACTATGTTTGTTGATTATGAGCTggaattatttcaatatacaCGATTTTCTAGAGAATGTATTGCGAGTTAATTCAATTGAGCTGCCAGTGGATATTGATTCTCTTGTTCATACACaagttttgatattattatgggTATAGATTAGTCTTCACTTCATCGAACCAAGGTAGCTTGTcaagtaaaagaaatggtAATATAATCATCGAGACGGGATCGAGTGGTATTCTACGGTAATCAATATATTGTTCCaggttttcttatattatctaGATCGGCTTTTTGATTTCAGGttccctagatccagcaagtccactagatcacttggtctaggaactcgtaggTCGTgcggaatcccggtcgtcggacacacaagtaCTTTCccgcttcaaaaaccctcaaccactttactaaacctagtatagggaagtagggatcgatcccacagagaaggatgcgtaagactcataatcaaggatttggaagtatttttggtgttggctgctgccacgcattttcttgggttgaggaaaattaaaattaacttgacttgggaatcttagaaagaaacttaacctaacagctagacctaggagaTAATTCTACGGTGGGACCACATctaaaaagcagagtacgactggaaagtggcagaataactaactctcgtactaactgacagtgacatcgtcttctacaaccaaattcgcATAAAACTTCTTGAGAAAACACATAAGCAAATCAAAAACAGAGCTactaacttgaaatcaaatctatgcataaataacgaagaacttaacagatctgcatacctagacgaagtgaaatagaaaacaagaggaaataaaacaagtctatcaactactgtttctttcacacgccaaaaccaacttcagacgctaaatccactccggatccaagcgtccgacacgaactccaaacagaagaaattctccatcacgtcagattttacaaatttaagctccgaacactcaatcaaccacagatctgtcaccaaattccacatcaaacacctcaataacgaaataaacagagatcgacatagcaatttaagaattacgctaacagcagagagatctaagcaaaataacttgaaattaaacagaTAAACGCAGATCCATGAACGGTAAGCAgttaaacatcatcaacatcaaagtcgactcccaaaagtgaagttcgacggtggaaactagcaaaaacagctgaaattaaaagtaattgtatcttcgccctcactaggACGGTGTTGCCAAACAAGAAATCTTAGAAAATACCCCCCCTATCACGATTACCCCAGaaccattcccaagtgtgtgtaaaaattgtatgagctaagaagagtgaaaaactATATGCtctgcgttgcatgctcttctctatatataggcgttttaggtgggcccagcgaggtattgataatgactttgttgccctcagctgtagactcctctgtcacgccaCTTTTCTTTGTAAATTCTGCTCATTTTCACTCCTTTCtctcgctagaccatctccttccttacttccttgatctagcgcttttcttcacacacctggcttaggaaacgtgttagacccagcaaattataacatttttttgcgcataccgatgcatgaaattagccttatcaaactgctcacacttaaaccatacttgtcctcaagtataaagacaagaaaagaaaaagaataaggcaaATTTCAAGCGAGGTTATCTCTTGAccgactcctagacctagacacaagaaaaactaagaaatataagaaaatcacacaaacacgcaaaacacatatatacatgagctagtttcaatttttaggcatctgtccccacaagattaaggtcattCCAATAGTttgcactcctccaaataggccctttcccttcctttaCCTAGTCAATCTGTCAGCTTGTCAAGATAGCTTTCTACTTACCCAATTGTTAggttcactcgatcactcattcctcaccagggatgttagaatcgattctctcttaagttaatgctacaccactgaagcgttgggttatgagagtttctCCTTCCTGGGTCAGGCTATTATTATTCCTGTTTTAGACCATTCCcccctctggacttcgtccagcttattcctcctcttttttttttttttttctttttttttttttttttttttcaacatttggactttgtccagcttattcctccatttttttctttcctctggacttcgtccagcttataccgccttaccctggacttcgtccagcttataccttcataacccaattccccctttttttttttctccttcatagCTCTTcttccctaagcattcagtggtgGCCCTTAAACATTTGTTAGCTCAAAGTTATCTGAGGTTTATAACTCACTAtatagtagggcttcacaactaagtaagtagAGGCATTCTCCGTCATTcttgcttcattcaaattaacTAGGCTCATTTAAGgaaaaagcttctaagttgaaatgcctcctatcttcaattactttcactaagggaATCATGCCGTATTAAATCCACTGGCTCATGTGACAACACTTAAAACTAACAGACTCTTAACATGCAATACGGGTaatgcattgactcctctccccctcccacttcactcaagcttgtccctaagccatcgtcgtgaaggggggaacagagagatcaatgcaaaaccaaaatcataaaacttctcacacttagaccaagcaatgggctaagtgggagaaagaCACAGAAAAAACAtaggaaaacaaataaaacaacagaaaacacaaacttctcacacttagaccacgcagtgggctaagtgggagaagatataACAAATGTTAAACACATATATAACAGGtagacaataaaaaaaaacgaaaagaacgaaaaataaaagttacttggtcaagAGATGTTTGATCATTTCGCTTGACGGAGGGACTGCTATGGGTGGGCTGCCTGTCCGCGTCCAAGTCTGTGGTATTCTTCAAAcgaaaagtggagaaaaactcccttgCTAGATCCACTGGTACCCTCTCTTGGCTGTGCTGCAACAGCCACTCAAACCCTATTGCTTGGATATAGGCGCGGAATTCTTTGTCACATGCAATCATCTTGAGCTCCCTCTTTCTATACTCAAGCTTCCCCGACTTGGCCATCTTCCCCGCGCTACACCTCTCCTCAGTATACCGCGATCCTTTTCTGGTCGTCAAACTGTCTCATCTCCTCCAGCAGAAGTTTTCTCTTAGTCAGCCAAATTACCGGGCGTCCGGGAATCGGCTCTTCGTCAACCTCCTCAGTAATTATAGCTGGGCTCAGTGGATGGGCTCCTCGTGCTCGGGTCGACAAGGGTTTCCTCGGTCACAggggaaagggtctcctcgacctcctggacggagggagctttccttgACCGGGTAGATGTAGTCGCCAGtgcctttccttttcttgcCTTTTCCTTGGCCAAGCGCGCCTCTGTCTCTGTCGCTTCAGGTATAAAGTCATCGACTTCGTCAAGGAGGCTTCTCCTAGTGCGCCTCCTTTCGGCCCTTTCATCAATCTTGGGCTCACTTGCTTCCTGGTCATCAACCAGGTCCACGATCAGTTTTAGCCCTTCCTCGGGCTCCGGTACCGCCGTCGAATGTAGATCTAACTCCGCCAACAGCTTTTCTGGGTTTCCCCTCTTCAACCACCatcggggttgccccctcgATATAGATGGGGTTCTCCCCCCTGACATCTCCTggaataggggtttccccctcagtgATTCTCTCCAAagtaggggtttccccctcagtaGTTGTTTCAAacataggggtttccccctcaacagCCTTCTCAAACACAGGGGTCTCCCCCTCAGCAATTTCAACAGAAaccggggtttccccctcacgaTCTTCAAACacaacaggggtttccccctcacatATTTCAACAGCAATAGGGGTTCCCCCCTCAAGAATTTCATCAGCagtaggggtttccccctcataCATTTCCCTACCCTCAAGATTAGGGTTCTCCGGTACATTACCTTCTGTCTCCTTCAAGGTCTCGTCATTCGTCTGTTCACCGTCCTCCGATTGTCTGTGTAAAACCTCCTCTTTCTCCGCTACTTGCGAAATGGCCTTTGCATGCGGCGGTTCCGCGACTTGCGATCTTGTTTCAGAGAGATTTGCCGGTGTCGCGGCCGAATCCGCCGGAATTGGCAGTGACGGTACAGTCAGCGCAGACGGCATCAGACTGGCGGCGAATAGGGCGTACACCTCCTTCGCTTTCTCTATGCTTCCCACCTTCTGTGTCAATTCGGCCAACAAAGTGGGGTCATACTCAGTTCCCTTGGTAAGAATCCATCGGTATAGGTCTGAGAAAAAAACGATTAGACTGAGGATGGTAAGGAGTTGACACTCGATGGTGTAcatcatatttcttcatcaaagccttgatggtgcgattacagaaatgcGTTCCTTGGTCTAAGATGATGGCTCTAGGAACTCCGTatctattgaaaatattatccttgagaaattttgccacctccttcgattcGCAAGTTGTGGTGGCCTTtgcttctatccacttagatACATAATCCACTGCCACCAATATGTAAGTATTTCCACATGATGACGGAACGGTCCCATAAAGTCCATTCCCCACGCATCAAAAATTTCGCACACGATCACTTTGGGACCTGGAAGTGGCATCTCGTCtcctccttgaaattccccaCAGTCTTGCTGGCATCTCTCACAACATTGGCACAACTCAAGGCATCCTTATTCAATGTTAGCCAATAAAATCCGCTGTCTAGAACCTTCCTCGCTGTTTTCCTTGGCCCAAAGTGGCCTCCACATGCTAACACGTGACAATGATTTaacacatctctttgttcccattcaGGAATGCAGCGGCttaatcacttgatctgagcacatTTTCCACAACAGTAAGGAtcatcccaaaaataaaatttggattcgcttctaatcttcatcctctgggcccgggaaacttcTTCTGAAATCGGCATttctcccgtgaccaagtagttggctAGATCAAGCAAACCACGGTTCTGCATTCAGCGTGCGCTTCCCTTTATCCGATTCCCCTAGACCGGTCAAGGCCAAAATTGCTTCCCAGTGCAGGTGGTCTaggaaatttctccaaaaGGTACAAATGTTCCCTCTGTGAAAGGCAGTCGAGGCATGGCCTCTTCCTGTTTCTCCTTGGAAGATTCCCTGCTCAAATGATCTGCTACTCCTATTCTCCGGCTCCTCTTTTATCTCgtacttcccaatcaaattcttgtAAAAGTAACACCCAACAGATTAACCTTGGCTTCGGCTCCTTCTTAgccagtaagtactttattgctgcgtgatccgtgaagactataaccTTTGGACCCAAGAAGGTAGGATCGGAATTTTTCAAAGGCATACACGATGGctaacatttccttctccgtggtgtcataattcttctgagcttgatttagtgttttggaagcataga
The genomic region above belongs to Salvia hispanica cultivar TCC Black 2014 chromosome 3, UniMelb_Shisp_WGS_1.0, whole genome shotgun sequence and contains:
- the LOC125210026 gene encoding uncharacterized protein LOC125210026; the protein is MAEANAFVGKANEDPNKHLTKFIQSTNTVKLNGVRHEQIRLRLFPFSLRDDARDWYDSMGSGSVKTWDAMVDLFLEKYFPPSEVLKRQAEIIQFQMKSHETIREAWARFKTLLKRCPKHGLSPGHQVITFYRGCTPDAMHELNWSAGGALLQLGENDAMQVIERVASTDEGWNNERNKSYRVASVIEDDRIDKLSQQLDLLTTQLGIMEMRQPGPELQGGVEGVNYVHQGGNNMNFNNYRPNQGGGNYNNYGNKVHPNLSYGNPNNVHMKSIDID
- the LOC125210028 gene encoding uncharacterized protein LOC125210028, yielding MKDLPMHVDEKERVLQEGRCQSEENSKGKNKVDIRTKKDTMLEKLPPPSIPTIVRVPFPFAMKKKKLDEQFSKFVDIFRKVHINIPLVEALQEMPTYAKFLKDVLSKKKKWIDYKTVNISENCSVIFQKNLSAKLKDPGSFNISCVIGNDRQTKALKMKINTLKPTTITLQMADRSVTYPKGIVEDVLVKVHDFIFPVDFVVLDMEEDMNVPLILWRPFLTTGKALIDIAKGELTLRMGNKRHILSIYNAMKSREDEELVMKMECKAVHVVEVQKTQAIESTLGDFSLPRWMFGSCGESLSLEETVPNSKVNDKKTKAANTPKVDVTV